The proteins below are encoded in one region of Candidatus Omnitrophota bacterium:
- the porA gene encoding pyruvate ferredoxin oxidoreductase, whose amino-acid sequence MAKTNIVAKTGNEAMADAMRQINPDVVAAYPITPATEIVQIFSGYVADGLVKTEFVPVESEHSAMSACIGASAAGGRAMTGTSSQGLALMAEMLYVASGLRLPIVLADVNRALSSPINIHCDHSDTMMLKESGWIQIFSENAQEGYDNMIQAVRIAEKARLPVIVTTDGFIISHGMERIEILSDEDVKNFVGEYKPEQYLLNSAAPITIGALDLPDYYFEHRRQAAEAMKEAKSIILDISKEYGQKFGRSYGLFEEYKLSDAELVIVAMGSTAGTTKVVVDELRASGVKAGLLKPRVFRPFPKDEIASALKGAKAIAVLDRSDSMNGNEGPVCLEVKAALYDKGLAKPVVDYIFGLGGREIRLQDVEMVYNDLASMLKGKTFDKVNYMGVRE is encoded by the coding sequence ATGGCAAAGACAAATATAGTTGCAAAAACCGGAAATGAGGCGATGGCGGATGCTATGCGCCAGATAAACCCCGACGTAGTCGCGGCTTACCCGATAACCCCGGCCACCGAAATAGTCCAGATATTCTCCGGATACGTCGCGGACGGTTTGGTGAAGACTGAGTTTGTGCCGGTCGAGAGCGAACACTCGGCGATGTCGGCCTGCATAGGCGCCAGCGCCGCAGGCGGCAGGGCAATGACGGGTACTTCGAGCCAGGGACTCGCTCTCATGGCCGAGATGTTGTACGTAGCCTCGGGCTTAAGGCTTCCTATAGTGCTGGCGGACGTCAACCGAGCGCTTTCGAGCCCGATAAATATACACTGCGATCATTCCGACACCATGATGCTCAAAGAGTCCGGCTGGATACAGATATTTTCAGAGAATGCCCAGGAAGGTTATGACAACATGATCCAGGCTGTCAGGATAGCCGAAAAGGCGCGCCTGCCGGTGATAGTTACGACCGACGGGTTTATCATAAGCCACGGCATGGAGCGCATCGAAATACTTTCCGACGAGGATGTGAAGAATTTCGTAGGCGAATACAAACCGGAACAATACCTTCTGAATAGCGCCGCCCCGATTACTATCGGCGCGCTGGATCTGCCGGATTATTATTTTGAACACAGGCGGCAGGCGGCTGAGGCGATGAAGGAAGCGAAATCTATAATACTGGATATAAGCAAAGAGTACGGCCAGAAGTTCGGCCGTTCCTACGGTTTATTCGAAGAATATAAGCTTAGCGACGCGGAGCTCGTCATCGTAGCTATGGGCTCGACTGCGGGTACGACGAAAGTTGTCGTCGATGAGTTGAGGGCGTCCGGTGTGAAGGCCGGGCTTCTGAAGCCGCGGGTATTCAGGCCGTTCCCCAAAGATGAGATAGCCTCTGCTTTAAAAGGCGCTAAAGCGATAGCCGTGCTGGACAGGTCGGATTCGATGAATGGCAACGAAGGCCCGGTCTGCCTTGAAGTGAAAGCGGCTTTATATGACAAAGGGCTTGCTAAGCCGGTTGTGGATTACATCTTTGGCCTCGGCGGCAGGGAAATCAGGCTTCAGGACGTAGAGATGGTATATAATGATCTTGCCTCGATGTTAAAAGGTAAAACGTTCGATAAAGTTAACTATATGGGTGTCAGAGAATAA
- a CDS encoding 4Fe-4S binding protein, translating to MKEKETKPGWKELPAGGLIIGGGTARDFKTGDWRSNRPVLIPEKCISCLTCWMYCPDSAVIVKDGKVVGFDYDHCKGCGICEHECPVKGKAIKMISEKEAKNK from the coding sequence ATGAAAGAGAAAGAGACAAAACCGGGTTGGAAAGAGTTGCCGGCAGGTGGCCTTATAATAGGCGGTGGCACCGCGCGAGATTTCAAGACGGGTGACTGGCGTTCGAATCGCCCGGTACTTATACCTGAAAAATGCATCAGCTGTCTTACCTGCTGGATGTATTGTCCGGATTCCGCCGTTATAGTTAAAGACGGCAAGGTGGTCGGGTTCGATTATGACCATTGCAAGGGGTGCGGCATATGCGAACATGAGTGTCCGGTAAAAGGTAAGGCGATAAAGATGATTTCCGAAAAAGAAGCGAAGAATAAATAA